The segment TCGATTTTCTGAGGCCTACCACCATGCGTCATCTTTTACGGCTTTCTGCCGTTTTAGCAATCGTCACTCTCACGTCTTTGAGTTCCGTAGCTCAGCAGATACCCGAGAATAACAATTCACAGGTCAAACACAAACCTTCAGCGGCCTATCATTGGACGGGCGTGATGCTCGAAGCGGCGGCACGCGATGTCGAACGGGTCGGAGCAATGCCTACGATTCTGTCGCGGCAAATGGCGATTCCAATCACGGCCATGTTTGACGCCTGGGCAGCCTACGATGATAAAGCTGTCGGAACGTTGCTTGGCGGATCTCTCCGTCGTCCCGAATCCGAGCGAACTCTGGCGAACAAGGAAACTGCGATCGCTTACGCGATGTACCGGACTTGCGTCGACCAGTATCCAAACTTCGCTGATTACCTGACCGAGGAAATGAAGAAGGCCGGCTACGACCCTGCAGATAAGTCGGAGAACCTGACCACTCCAATCGGGATCGGGAACTACGTCGCTCGAAAGGTGCTCGAGTTTCGACATCACGACGGAGCCAATCAATTAGGCGATGAGGAGGGTTCCAATGGCGAACCGTATTCTGATTACACGATGTATCGCCCCGTGAATCCATCTGACAGGACGAATGACCCCGATCGCTGGCAGATAATTCCGTTCGACGACGGCAAAGGCGGCAAGATTGAGATGGGATTTCTGACACCGCACTGGTATCGAGTCAAAACGTTTGGTCTTGAGAGTGCCGATCAGTTTCGCCCTGGACCACCTCCGCTCGTTGGCAGCGATCAGCTTAAGCAGGAAGTTGACGAGTGCATTAAGTTCAATGCTTCGTTGACACCGGAACAGAAAGCCATCGTCGAATTCATGCGCGATGGTCCCCGTTCGACGGGTCAATCCGGTCATTGGCTGAAATTCGCCATGGTGGTTTCAATGCGTGACCAAAACGATCTTGATCGCGACGTTAAACTGTTCTTCACGGTGGGCAACTGTGCTCTGGACACGTTCATTGCGTCGTGGGAATCAAAGCGATACTACGACAGCTCGCGACCATGGACTTTGGTTCGCCACTACTACAAAGGCAAGACGATCAAAGGCTGG is part of the Mariniblastus fucicola genome and harbors:
- a CDS encoding vanadium-dependent haloperoxidase, with the translated sequence MRHLLRLSAVLAIVTLTSLSSVAQQIPENNNSQVKHKPSAAYHWTGVMLEAAARDVERVGAMPTILSRQMAIPITAMFDAWAAYDDKAVGTLLGGSLRRPESERTLANKETAIAYAMYRTCVDQYPNFADYLTEEMKKAGYDPADKSENLTTPIGIGNYVARKVLEFRHHDGANQLGDEEGSNGEPYSDYTMYRPVNPSDRTNDPDRWQIIPFDDGKGGKIEMGFLTPHWYRVKTFGLESADQFRPGPPPLVGSDQLKQEVDECIKFNASLTPEQKAIVEFMRDGPRSTGQSGHWLKFAMVVSMRDQNDLDRDVKLFFTVGNCALDTFIASWESKRYYDSSRPWTLVRHYYKGKTIKGWRGPGKGVADILGDEWHPYSPSSFITPPFPGYVSGHSCISGGCAEILKLFTGSDECGFVEPRHAGELTESGFTCEQMQTLDGRPLAEIIGEEHASCDVMLPIPTFTAAAELAGISRVMGGYHIQSDNIAGLKLGRDVAKHIWPKIQAHIDGTYRPKSMDAYLSRK